One Perca flavescens isolate YP-PL-M2 chromosome 5, PFLA_1.0, whole genome shotgun sequence genomic window, GAGCCATTCACCTAGCTCATTAACCAACACAGGCTCAGGGTCAAGTAAAgtactttaaaaatatatatatatatatattcttttccatcaggattaaaaaaaaacacacatttaaaataaatgttattgaataaaaaacaaaaacatagttTATCATGAACTTCTTCTTTAAGAAAGGCATTTAATGACCCCATGTGCAGAAGGTATTCTGTAACCCAgacagcagaacaaacatgaccTGCCATATAAAGACTTTAATGACCCCAATTCATTAGTCACAGAACATCATCCTCTACCAAACCAGACAGGCCTGGTACATCTGACCAAGAAGCTCACATGTAACCTTTACATAAAACCTGGCAACATCGCTGGCATGTTAGAAGTTCTATAGAGTTCACTGGGGTGGACATGGCCAAGTACGGTCTGATACAGGGTGCACTTTTGGAAGAAAAATGCAGCTTTACATACTGTGTTAAGACATTATGGACTGTTTTAAAGCTTGAAGCGTGAAGATACAATTGATGCAATCTCATGCGGTTCTTCTGATTTCATGGAGTGCTGTGATACATGTCAAGGCATATTAGAGTGTGTAGTTTGCATGCTGTGTTGGCGCAATGGATGTCAAGATGCTTACCGAACTCGCTGGCACACATGTGCTCAAGCATGGcatctgttttcatttcattgtcACATGGAGGGCAGATGGGAGAGTAACCTGTGGGGGGGATATGGTTTTGAAATTAGTGGAAAAGAGGCAAATATTAAATGCAAGTTACAATGATATCAGCTATGAATCATTCACATAGCTTTACACTGGAATAATTAACATCACAATCCACTTGGGATGCAATGAAAAGAACAAGGAAAGAATCAGGAgcacaataaaacattttcatttgaaaTGAAAGGGGAGTTAAACTcaattcataaaaaaacacacctaACCTCTCTCTGCATGCAGAGATTCTATTTAGTGTCTGGTGTCAGTCGCCTGGTCTCTTGGGCTTCGTACGCTCTGATGACCTAACCTCAGTGAGGAATGTCTTCAGCTTTTATAGCCAGCTGTAACTAAAAGCTTCAGTAAACACTCTTCCTCACTCTCTGTTACATTTAgaccattttcaaaatgaatcATTCCATAAAGGCTCAACAGCGACGTATACACCTTAAatgtacaacaacaaaaaaggattTCAAATGTGGAAGGAATAAATGGTAATGATATTCGATCCGAGTTTAAAGGAATGCTCTgacattccaaaaaaaaaaaaaaaaaaaaaaaaaaaaagaaagacaataaTAGCCAGCTCAGAGACAAAAGCCCGACTGCAGACAAAGagccaaaatgtgtttttgccaAAAAGTAATTCAGTCTAGAGGCACATCTTCGAATATTTTACAAACAcgatttttcaatttttttgtacTACCGCAAAGGATCGCTTCATGCCAAACAGCTGAGATTACTTTCCAAACAAACTTGGACCTGCAATGTGgacacagcatcctgcagcattTAATTGAAACCGACTGCATTTCAATGTCACAGCGTGGATCTGGATCGATTGAGCAGATGGGGGGAGAGGGGAAACAAACTCCCTGTTGCCAGTTGTCCTTTACATGTGTTTAACGAAAGCTTGTGAAAGTAACACCCAGGTGTAAAGAGCTTATGAAAACAGACACTGTTTACAGAGTCACAGGGTCCCTTTGCCAATTTGAGCTAGGTTCTCCTTTAAATCAATTATCACCAGCCTGTGTTCAGCAGTGGCGTGGTAAGCACTGTTAGCTGACCTCTATTAACAACCATTAAGGAGAAGATTAGGCGGCTTTTGGTTGTCTTTATCAACTTTTGGATCAGATATTGCTACTTTCCCAGAATATTTATGGCCGAATAGGAAATTCCGTGACCCTCCGAGTAACAGGCCTGACTCTGTGTCCTGCCGGAGAACGCCGGCTTTATTTATCGCCAGCGCTGACAACGAATGATAACAGGTGAAGGCAGGAGCTCTGTGTGGTCCCccaaaaccttaaaaaaaaggagTCTTTTTCCATAAAACGGGACTCCGTCCATACCACCATGTCATTCAGTGACACCCACCCcctctacatacacacacgggACATGTTACCTCTACAGATACAGTGAGCACTGTGTAATTGCTGGAAGAGTCACAGTCCCCCCATTTATGGCTAACGTCTTCAGCAAAAATGTCTTAAAGTCAGGATTGAAATATAAGTAGCCTAAGTTGATGATGTGATGATggaacccccaccccctctatTTTATGGTTAAAGTGAATGAGGTGGTTGTACTTTCCTTTCCCTGGTGTACACCTCACCTAGGCCACCAGCGAACACTGAACCAAAGTTTCAGACCAAAACTATTCGGAATCAGGCCGAGCTATCTTCCCCAGACTTGTTGCTTCAGGGTTTCTCTGGTATTTGTCAGCTTGGCCCATCCATTTTCTGGAACATTTTTATGTTACCCGCACCTTTCACTGATGCTGCATGAGGTGTCCGACTCTGTTTCATGCCAACACGCATTATTTGGACAGCGTGTTTTCCAAATTATGTCTTTGTCTTTCCATCTTTCGTCAGTTTTAATGCATTTGTCAGTGATTCCGCGGTAGAAAATGGGGGTTAATAGATGCAGGTATTCACTTTTTGCTGCTGGACTTCCTCCCAGCATTGTACTCCAGCTCAACAAACACTTTGGAATAAATCACTACCATCTGTTAGAGCTTTTTCAATATATAACTCCAAGTCAATAACAAGCAGCTTCACATTCACATGGAAAATAGTTTATGCTTGCAGTTTATGGATCgaaaagaaaatgtaaccaCATAAGACTTTCTTTAAGAAGCACAAAGGTGGAGGTGGGTTGGCATTGTTAAAATGAGATCAAATCCAAGGTTTCACAGCTGATTTCCCCCCAAAAGGTTATTTGCTTCGTTTGTGTTGGGATTTACATCTGCAAACACACCTTCAGCCCTGAAACAACATTCTCAAGCCCATTTAACTGCATGGGTGTCATTTTTTACACAGTGCCAAAGTGGTGGCTGTTTGTTTACTCTGAGTTAGGTAGATAATACTTGGTTATTGGTTAAGCAATCCCAAATGGTTGCATTGTGGCCAATGGATGGAAAATTAATCACTGATAATTTTTACAAACTGATTAATCATTtgagtcatttatcaagcaagcaatgctaaatattttctgtttccagCTTCTATATGAATTGTGAGaagttgctgcttttctctgttttagacccaataatatattaaaatgtgACTTTTAACTTTTGACTCGTGGCAGTGTGGAGAAGGCTTTGAAATGGCATTTACACCTCGATGCGGGGAAATCAAATTTACTGAAAATATAATTGAGTGTCTGGTCAAAAATATTCTGGGGGAAACTTTGGCACATGACCTCAGTATTTCTAAAACTTTGGTTACAGAACTGGGCATTGGCAACATGTGATGGGTTTATCTAACTATTATCTAGGATTTTAGTCCAAAATATTAATCAATTACATGAAAACTAAGTCTGATGAACAGCAGATTTATCAATAATGAAGAAAATATTATTAGTTGCAGTCATAGTGAAAATATGCCCGCATTAGTTAGACTACTACcacttatttttttgttgttttgtttttacatgcaCTAGGGACATAGAGAGGGGAGATCCATTCTGGTCAGAAGCCTTCTTTTATCAACTACCATTGATGTGCTCTTGAACCAGGCATTAATCCCACAGATGTCCCAGTGGAGCTGCCTAGTGACCACCACAACACGTGCTTTTTACTGGCCaactatatttaaataatgGGATATTTTGCTGTAAAATGGCACTCACACTCAGTTGGCTTCTCTTGTTAGTAAATGAATAATTAACACTTTTAAATGTAAGAATCCATcagtgagacagagtgaaacAGTGAAACCTGTCAACAGTGAATTGAATTACCTGTGGGATTGGTGGCCTCGGTCGCATTGGGCTGCGTCATGGCAATGCACACGTCGTCTTGGGGAAACTTGTCACAGGTGAGCATCTCCGGCCAGGGGAAGCCGAACGCCTCCATGATGGGGGTGCAACCGTCCCGCACGGCCTCGCACAGCCAGCGGCACGGGAAGATGGGTCGCTCCAGGCACACGGGCGCAAAGAGCGAGCAGAGGAAGACCTGCGTGCCCGGGTGGCAGTTCTTGTGCACCAGCGGCACCCAGCTGCTGGCCTGCTGCTTCACCTCCGCCATGGTCTCGTGCTCCAGCAGGTTAGGAAGCAGCATCTGGGTGTAGCCCACGTTGTGACAGAGCCGCAGGTCCTCCGGGATGTCCACGCACTGGGGCTGCTTGCCGTAGCTGGGCCCGTACATGTCCGAGTTCCAGCTGTGGAACTCGTCCTCTGACGATCGGCACGCAGACATGAGCGCCACTGTCACAGCCAGCCGGATCATCCTCCAGAAGGATTCAGAAGCAGACATCATGTtctcttatttattttaatttttttttagcaatacAATTAATGGAACTCAGCGCGGCTTAGACAGACGATTCAACACTCACTTCATTAAGAAATTCAGAGTAATAACAAGAATAATAACAAGAAAgaaatgtaggaaaaaaaagctGAGCTCTGCTGATCGATACGCGTAAAACGTGTTGAGTTTCTGGTTTGGGTAAAGTCCACAGGCACTCTCCTCTGGCTGCAGCCCCCTCGCGCTCCTCTGGTGCGTCTGGCTGCTGCGAGAGTTTGGGGAGGTAAAGCGCTCTGCCTGTGCGGGGCTTGGAAACAAGAAGAGATTGTAAAGTGCGCTCCGGCCAATAGGAACGCGTCTGCGCCTTTTGGCACTCTGCTGTCAGTCAAAAAGCTTAATTACACAGTGTGTAAAAACTCTCCAGGAGCCTCCCTACCCTTCCCTTTACTCCCCTGCTTGTACTTTCTTTGTCAAAACAAGATActgaataatgacaaaaaataaataaattagaggATGGCAAATGGTACACATGGTACTATAAACCTGAGATTGTGACTTCTTATGCAAGTTGCACAGAATAAAAGTGTATGGAGCACTTCTTTCATTCCAATTCCCAAAGTGTGGTACAGGGAACAACATGAGTCACAGAGGATGATGGAAGTTCCCCCCAGTAAAGTGAGGCTAATTTAATTAATATGCATTAACTAGAGATATCCCTACAAGAGAATATACACAGAGAATGGCCTCAGTTTGtgcctctgttgtattactatatggtcttataatacatcgaTGGCTGTATTACTATTACATTCCACTCACAGAAGTAAGCTTCCGTTtcactaaaaaataaatagaaggtTGTTTAACAAAACTTAACAACATAATGTTTATCTTCTGCACCGTTAAACTTTTCTCAACTTGTGATTGATGGATCTACTTGCTacttgcttgttttttttaatataacttTAGAAAGTAACATCAACATAGATGAATAAAAATtatgtgaaaaatgtcattTCCGGCTTCCAtctttgtttggattagaaaaaagaggaacaatttagaagaaaagaaaaaacaatcttTGTCTTTCAGccgacaatttttttttttaactcaaatggTAGAAGAGTCATTGCAGTTTGTAGACCCTCTATTTTTTTGGTATTTAGTCTGAGGACACCCACATTTTCCCCTAATATTAAATCTGTCCTGGCAAAATAATGTTTTAGATCAAGTTGCTTGATCAAAGTTTTAACTTTGTAAAAAAGATTAGAGCCAAGTCTTATCTGACAATAAACAACTGTCTTGAGGAGTTCTTGTGGACATTATTTTATCGAATGGGGGTTGGTGATCTACTACAGCTCTGTTTGTGCTTGCACAAAGTTGGGGAAGTGCTTCCTTATCCAACCTAATTACACACTACAGGCTAAAGTCAATTTGCTGAGCCCCGAGTGTCCATCTCCTCCCGGCTTTGCCTTGCTCTGCGACAAGACTGAAGGTGTGAAATCCCTCTATTTAAATGTGGGCCAATTTGCATTCCATTGTGTTGGTAACAGTTCTTGCAGAGCAACAGATAACACAAAGCACTTAATTTGATTTTAAGTGTTACCGCAGCAAACACAGACCTTTTAGAGTAATAGCTTTGTTGAACGTATTTATCAAACCAATGGGTTTTGCAGCTGTCTCCACCGCAGAGGACACCACTCACCTagacattttcttcttctttcactTCTTGAACGGAGGCCAGGAGAAAACATTCTGCAACAGTATGCAGAATGTTAAATGCATTATGCAGTATAGATGGATGGTAATAGATGGCACCATTATCAAAATGGGCTGGGTGCAAAGGttgaaatgaaaaaattaaactGTCAAAACATTGCTGTTAATCATTTTTTCAGCTATAATCAAATCAGAATCatgaaatgttgaaatgttgagAAAATAGCCTTAGATTGCTCATCAGTTAAATTATCATTAACTAAGGTCTCTGCATAGCAATCTATATGCCAAAGTGGTGATGTGTGTTAAAAAGAAGGCCAGTTGATTCTCCAAAGTGGTTTAAAGATGACACCTctgttaacattttaaattaacgtGATGGTTTAATGAGGGTGGCTGTTATTGCGATGCTACACAGGCTGCTTTATGCGCTGATGGCATccaacaacagtttgtacaTAGATGGTTGCTAAGGCAAACTTAAAATTTAGGAGACAAGAGTTTTTTTCCCTCCAGACTAGGTCTGGCTTTGCTCAAATGCATGTTGGAAGCTTCCTGTCAGTAGGAATAGGCCTGCTAAAAGCCACCGGCGGGACAGCAACAAGCCGAAACCCCAGCGAGACAAAGAAATGCAGCGAGTGGAGAGGTTTCATTCCATTTCCGTATGAGTGTACAACagagaaatggagaaaaaaacctTCTGCTAACAAAAGCAGATATGATTATTTAGGCGTAGATGTCACTGTTATCACTACCACATTCACTTTCCAAACGTTGCGCTTTAACAGTGTGTGACTAACAATAGAGAGACTAAATATTTGGACTTGCGGGCCTCTGGGAGGACGGAGTTTGCCAAAGAAAGACTATCCATCTATATTCACTGTTTAAAGTCGCAATCTCGCATACATGTGCATGTATTGCCATGAAAGGGCATTTTGGTCCTGGCAGAACGAACATGTATGTCATTAAGCATCTGTCATCGGCGAGCGCTGGCTAAACACTGGATCTGCTTCAGAGCATGACGTCAGTTGTAGACGAGGTGTGTGTACATGACGGATGCTGTGGGCGAAAAAGCCCTTTTATAACCTATGTTAAAATTAAGAAATGACAAGCACACTTGTTTTTAGTCAGGTAACAccaagagagtgagagagcaaCGCATATCATTGCCTTTTTTTCAGTTgagttttatttgtgtattataTGGCATTGTTTTATTTAGTGACGTATTGTAGACtggttccattttgttttctctgaagTCTCTTGAGACATGCTTTATGATGAAAGGACGTGttcttgacttgacttgacttttcATGAGCAGCTTGTAAGAGGGGttgtcatggaaaaaaaaaaacaaattgctaCATTGTGGGTGATTGGCAACAGACTTGGCTGAAACTGTATGATTCTTAACATTTAGTGTTGAAACGTGGATCTGGTGAAAGTTCTTTTGAGGTTATGACTCACCTCATTTTCATGAGTGTTCCTGATAAAGTCATGTAGATCTCCTGTCACTCTTCCTTCAAGCtaattgacctttgacctaatTGAGTTCTCCTAAAGGCATCGGTATGCCTAAAACAAATTACTTGTTGGATTGCCTGATAATCTTGAAACCTCTTTTCCAATGGTGGAACACTGACATGAATTCAATTTCAATGAAAAAATtttttatagtgtcaaatcataacatacaTTGTCTTAGGACACTACAGACAGAGATGGGTGGTTCTGACTGGTTTAGGATGAGAGGTAggggggagtgagagagagtgagagagagagaaaaagagagaatacTACCATACCACAATAAATATACACAGAAATATGACTAATAGTAATTATAGCAGTGGGTATAATGGCATAACGTAATGAACAgtggtaattatagtaacagtaAACATAATAGACCTATGACTAATAATAATAGTCATAGCAGCGGGCGTTGAGCAGGACCAtggcagcagctgcaaccatgatcaaggtgccaccacaatccaaggaaatcAACCTCAATCATCAatcaccttttaagttgatatggtgaacttgtAAGCAAACAGTTGCATTTGTACACATCTAGCAGTTACAGAGTAATATTATCATTCATTTGTAGTCGGATTTCTGGATATATTCACTAGCCCCTTTTACACAGCCTGTTCAAGGCAGGAATGTTGCACGGTTATTCGGCCTTGCTGTTCTGTATCAAAGGTACAAACATAAAATAGGGGGACAGAGTTGTTCCGGCAGTAAGCCAGCAGCGGAGGACGTAGTCACAGAGCCAAACAGACGTCTGTGTAGAAGTAGTCAGGACGGTAAATAAACGTAACAACTTAGTTTATATTCTATGTAACTATACAATTTAACTTatattgtctgtctgctgtcttTAAAGTATTTTATGTTGCCAGAGTGCCAAAGATGAATTTCCAGTGTATGCAAATTCAGTGGacaatagggttgggtaccgaaactcggtgccaatagggaaccggtgccgacgtaaacggtagtaacgagaccaaataagaacgaaagtttcggtgcctcatttcggtgcctgactttacactacacctgacagcatgtaacgttagcctacctttagctagcagctggattaatcacggttaaaatgctgacagctaacgttaaacagtgtaaagtgtgactgtatttcactgtggaggacttcaacagcgggatgtaacagtctgctctgcagtgcagcagctgccgttgtcgcaattcatagatatacagtatgtttatatggtcggaattaaacaacacagacggtgcgttcacttgcagctgccattgtcggaattaaacaacacagattcactgaaaactggtagcctcgtggtgcattgacagtaattgtaaaatacgttttcccatctggggttcaacagcaatttactggtgaaataagttattgttattgttatagttattacgttattattaaatctttaattttgaccatggccttagcaataaacaagtcactgactgtttaatatccttatttttttttttattttttttttttttactttattgaaaagtaccggttcaggcaccgtttaggcaccggcaccgttttaaaagtatcgatttagcaccggaatcaaaaaaaaaccaaacgatacccaaccctagtggaCAATAACATTTTTAACTGTGTATCTATCTAAactgaatgcaatgcaaaacagcgattggcttgcccagcttgttaataaccagtgtatgttcatttcagctgcccagtttgtagatgttagttagatggcaccaacatttggcctaatcataactggtctggcaacccaaaggccaaggTATTGTTTCCAGATTTGCTTCGGTGACTTAAGATGTTGGGTGTCTGGGGGTTCATCCCCTTGCCAttttttagcattaaacacttcatttcctgcattctggtgaatttgtatgcacctatttctacctttttctgaatcaatttattCTGGAAATATCTTGTAAAGGGAAACagagattacaatccaaatataaaaacataatggaatatattgcagtaaggttgtcaggcattctgtattgcattcatctatttattctcctgtagattggcttttctaattatatctgagtcagcacacatgcaGCCTAGCAttatttactcttccctcctcttttgcatcttttgttgaggaaataacctccttaaatgtgcatatgacattATTCAACTCAGTgatacatgaattcattttaatgaattaataaacccctggactatAATATtagtgtttgagcaagatttctgctcatgttcaaaactttgtgcatattcaaaatatatgtgttctctgagattttgAGGAGTCTTGAtattttgataaaaataaagttataataggctaattcaagaataaagtcactatatttcagaaaataatcaataaacTGAAACTACGGCAGAAATACATGGAGCTCAAATGCAAAagcatgtccacagcagagcgcgtccATTATAAGGCGCGCTGCTCATCTCTAtttttacagcgagagtggacactaagcgacccacaggtctgcttgagagctctgtgtgtctgagtctgaaccatagactggaaacgtcacgtcacggaaacttcaaactaaatcattagtattgccctcctaaactttgtgttgatggcatcaatgtattagatTTGGCTTTAATTGTTTCGAAAATTAcacctttcacagctttcctcacttaaagacggttgctaggtgatagcaacaaatacgtCATGATGGTcagaccccgcacgtagctgcccgttctattcgcctcgaaaaaataaactggacaaagttacagttCTACCATGAGTTCTAGCACAATGAAATAAGGCAACTTATGATTTAGGGGGTTTATATTTTGCTATTGTCcggtttcatatttgtcagtcaacttttcaaaatacattcggggctacactcaaaacattcggggcaaaatcggctgacgccgccTCTgaaagtagtctatatccttgacgttccacttccggtaTTGCTTCATTTAGGCTGGATATCagttgcattttaaactccggtggatttctgaggactatggttaactgctcctcagatctctgcagggtaaatccaaacagctagctagactatctgtccaatctgagttttctgctgcaagactaaaacaacttttaaacgtacacgttccaccgaaacaagttcctttctgaGGCAATTTTACAGTGGCACCGCGGGTTTCtctggt contains:
- the sfrp1a gene encoding secreted frizzled-related protein 1 codes for the protein MMSASESFWRMIRLAVTVALMSACRSSEDEFHSWNSDMYGPSYGKQPQCVDIPEDLRLCHNVGYTQMLLPNLLEHETMAEVKQQASSWVPLVHKNCHPGTQVFLCSLFAPVCLERPIFPCRWLCEAVRDGCTPIMEAFGFPWPEMLTCDKFPQDDVCIAMTQPNATEATNPTGYSPICPPCDNEMKTDAMLEHMCASEFALKAKIREVKRENMDRKVILQKRKKMLKEGNLSKKDMKTLVLYLKNGADCPCQQLDHLGNQYLIMGRKVDKQYLLTGIHKWDKSSKEFKKAIKKLKTHKCPAFENVFK